In Xiphophorus maculatus strain JP 163 A chromosome 15, X_maculatus-5.0-male, whole genome shotgun sequence, the following are encoded in one genomic region:
- the LOC102217180 gene encoding serine/threonine-protein phosphatase 2A 56 kDa regulatory subunit gamma isoform-like isoform X1 — protein MPNKPKKDKESPKSGKVGKSGGGGQDNIEHESSNRKTSNSVPPTTQLLKGKQPGSQTPVKKDKRQSSSRFSLSNSRELQKLPAFKDVPPAEQEKLFIQKLRQCCVLFDFVSDPLSDLKWKEVKRAALSEMVEYITHNRNVITEPIYPEVVHMFAVNMFRTLPPSSNPTGAEFDPEEDEPTLEAAWPHLQLVYEFFLRFLESPDFQPNVAKKYIDQKFVMQLLELFDSEDPRERDFLKTTLHRIYGKFLGLRAYIRKQINNIFYTFIYETERHNGIAELLEILGSIINGFALPLKEEHKIFLLKVLLPLHKVKSLSVYHPQLAYCVVQFLEKDSTLTEPTVMALLKYWPKTHSPKEVMFLNELEEILDVIEPSEFVKVMEPLFRQLAKCVSSPHFQVAERALYYWNNEYIMSLISDNAAKILPIMFPALYRNSKTHWNKTIHGLIYNALKLFMEMNQKLFDDCTQQFKAEKSKEKSKWKEREDAWLKIENLAKSNPQFLVYIDPPGSGGPMDMETDVLLIEDVSVLKQTVEEGATQIQKDQRRERPLVRRKSELPKDISTVTALELHRRAEEMLTTHDAQ, from the exons AGCTCCAACAGGAAGACGAGCAACAGTGTTCCTCCCACCACTCAGCTGCTAAAGGGGAAGCAGCCAGGTTCCCAGACACCTGTCAAAAAGGACAAGAGGCAAAGCTCCTCTCGCTTCAGCCTGAGCAACAGCAGGGAGCTGCAGAAACTCCCCGCTTTCAAAG ACGTTCCCCCCGCAGAGCAGGAGAAGCTGTTCATCCAGAAGCTGCGTCAGTGCTGCGTCCTCTTCGACTTCGTCTCGGACCCCCTGAGCGACCTAAAATGGAAGGAGGTGAAGCGAGCCGCTCTGAGCGAGATGGTGGAATACATCACCCACAACAGGAATGTCATCACAGAGCCCATCTACCCAGAAGTAGTTCATATG TTTGCTGTGAACATGTTTAGGACGTTGCCTCCTTCATCAAACCCCACCGGTGCAGAGTTTGACCCTGAGGAGGATGAGCCCACGCTAGAGGCGGCATGGCCACATCTACAG CTGGTGTATGAATTTTTCCTACGGTTTCTAGAGTCACCAGACTTCCAACCTAACGTTGCCAAAAAGTATATTGACCAGAAGTTTGTAATGCAG CTCTTAGAACTTTTTGACAGTGAAGATCCCAGagaaagagattttttaaaaaccactcTGCATCGCATCTACGGCAAGTTCCTGGGTCTGCGAGCGTACATTAGGAAACAgataaataacatattttatac GTTCATTTATGAAACGGAGCGCCATAATGGCATAGCGGAACTACTGGAAATACTCGGCAG CATAATTAATGGATTTGCTTTGCCACTGAAAGAAGAGCACAAAATATTTCTACTGAAAGTCCTTCTGCCTTTACATAAAGTCAAATCTCTGAGTGTTTATCACCCACAG CTGGCCTACTGTGTGGTCCAGTTCTTAGAGAAGGACAGCACCCTCACAGAGCCG ACCGTCATGGCTTTGTTAAAATATTGGCCAAAGACCCACAGTCCCAAGGAGGTGATGTTCCTCAACGAGCTGGAGGAGATCCTGGACGTCATCGAGCCCTCGGAGTTCGTCAAAGTCATGGAGCCTCTTTTCAGACAGCTCGCCAAGTGTGTGTCGAGTCCACACTTTCAG GTGGCCGAGCGCGCGCTGTACTACTGGAACAACGAGTACATCATGAGCCTGATCAGCGACAACGCCGCCAAGATCCTTCCCATCATGTTTCCAGCCCTTTACCGCAACTCCAAGACCCACTGGAACAA GACAATCCACGGTTTGATCTACAACGCTCTGAAACTCTTTATGGAGATGAATCAGAAGCTGTTTGACGACTGCACCCAACAGTTCAAAGCGGAGAAAAGCAA AGAGAAAAGCAAATGGAAGGAGAGGGAAGATGCGTGGCTGAAGATAGAGAATCTTGCAAAGTCGAACCCTCAG TTTTTGGTGTACATTGACCCTCCAGGATCAGGCGGTCCAATGGACATGGAGACAGATGTGCTGCTGATAGAAGATGTCAGTGTGTTAAAGCAAACAGTAGAGGAGGGAGCCACACAG ATCCAAAAAGATCAACGCAGAGAACGGCCCTTGGTGAGGAGGAAATCGGAGCTTCCGAAAGACATCTCCACCGTCACGGCGTTGGAGTTGCACCGAAGAGCTGAGGAAATGTTGACGACGCACGATGCCCAATAA
- the LOC102217180 gene encoding serine/threonine-protein phosphatase 2A 56 kDa regulatory subunit gamma isoform-like isoform X2: MPNKPKKDKESPKSGKVGKSGGGGQDNIEHESSNRKTSNSVPPTTQLLKGKQPGSQTPVKKDKRQSSSRFSLSNSRELQKLPAFKDVPPAEQEKLFIQKLRQCCVLFDFVSDPLSDLKWKEVKRAALSEMVEYITHNRNVITEPIYPEVVHMFAVNMFRTLPPSSNPTGAEFDPEEDEPTLEAAWPHLQLVYEFFLRFLESPDFQPNVAKKYIDQKFVMQLLELFDSEDPRERDFLKTTLHRIYGKFLGLRAYIRKQINNIFYTFIYETERHNGIAELLEILGSIINGFALPLKEEHKIFLLKVLLPLHKVKSLSVYHPQLAYCVVQFLEKDSTLTEPTVMALLKYWPKTHSPKEVMFLNELEEILDVIEPSEFVKVMEPLFRQLAKCVSSPHFQVAERALYYWNNEYIMSLISDNAAKILPIMFPALYRNSKTHWNKTIHGLIYNALKLFMEMNQKLFDDCTQQFKAEKSKEKSKWKEREDAWLKIENLAKSNPQIQKDQRRERPLVRRKSELPKDISTVTALELHRRAEEMLTTHDAQ; the protein is encoded by the exons AGCTCCAACAGGAAGACGAGCAACAGTGTTCCTCCCACCACTCAGCTGCTAAAGGGGAAGCAGCCAGGTTCCCAGACACCTGTCAAAAAGGACAAGAGGCAAAGCTCCTCTCGCTTCAGCCTGAGCAACAGCAGGGAGCTGCAGAAACTCCCCGCTTTCAAAG ACGTTCCCCCCGCAGAGCAGGAGAAGCTGTTCATCCAGAAGCTGCGTCAGTGCTGCGTCCTCTTCGACTTCGTCTCGGACCCCCTGAGCGACCTAAAATGGAAGGAGGTGAAGCGAGCCGCTCTGAGCGAGATGGTGGAATACATCACCCACAACAGGAATGTCATCACAGAGCCCATCTACCCAGAAGTAGTTCATATG TTTGCTGTGAACATGTTTAGGACGTTGCCTCCTTCATCAAACCCCACCGGTGCAGAGTTTGACCCTGAGGAGGATGAGCCCACGCTAGAGGCGGCATGGCCACATCTACAG CTGGTGTATGAATTTTTCCTACGGTTTCTAGAGTCACCAGACTTCCAACCTAACGTTGCCAAAAAGTATATTGACCAGAAGTTTGTAATGCAG CTCTTAGAACTTTTTGACAGTGAAGATCCCAGagaaagagattttttaaaaaccactcTGCATCGCATCTACGGCAAGTTCCTGGGTCTGCGAGCGTACATTAGGAAACAgataaataacatattttatac GTTCATTTATGAAACGGAGCGCCATAATGGCATAGCGGAACTACTGGAAATACTCGGCAG CATAATTAATGGATTTGCTTTGCCACTGAAAGAAGAGCACAAAATATTTCTACTGAAAGTCCTTCTGCCTTTACATAAAGTCAAATCTCTGAGTGTTTATCACCCACAG CTGGCCTACTGTGTGGTCCAGTTCTTAGAGAAGGACAGCACCCTCACAGAGCCG ACCGTCATGGCTTTGTTAAAATATTGGCCAAAGACCCACAGTCCCAAGGAGGTGATGTTCCTCAACGAGCTGGAGGAGATCCTGGACGTCATCGAGCCCTCGGAGTTCGTCAAAGTCATGGAGCCTCTTTTCAGACAGCTCGCCAAGTGTGTGTCGAGTCCACACTTTCAG GTGGCCGAGCGCGCGCTGTACTACTGGAACAACGAGTACATCATGAGCCTGATCAGCGACAACGCCGCCAAGATCCTTCCCATCATGTTTCCAGCCCTTTACCGCAACTCCAAGACCCACTGGAACAA GACAATCCACGGTTTGATCTACAACGCTCTGAAACTCTTTATGGAGATGAATCAGAAGCTGTTTGACGACTGCACCCAACAGTTCAAAGCGGAGAAAAGCAA AGAGAAAAGCAAATGGAAGGAGAGGGAAGATGCGTGGCTGAAGATAGAGAATCTTGCAAAGTCGAACCCTCAG ATCCAAAAAGATCAACGCAGAGAACGGCCCTTGGTGAGGAGGAAATCGGAGCTTCCGAAAGACATCTCCACCGTCACGGCGTTGGAGTTGCACCGAAGAGCTGAGGAAATGTTGACGACGCACGATGCCCAATAA
- the LOC102217180 gene encoding serine/threonine-protein phosphatase 2A 56 kDa regulatory subunit gamma isoform-like isoform X4, with protein MLACTSTATGMVVDTPSSNGPFQPTALMHFRDVPPAEQEKLFIQKLRQCCVLFDFVSDPLSDLKWKEVKRAALSEMVEYITHNRNVITEPIYPEVVHMFAVNMFRTLPPSSNPTGAEFDPEEDEPTLEAAWPHLQLVYEFFLRFLESPDFQPNVAKKYIDQKFVMQLLELFDSEDPRERDFLKTTLHRIYGKFLGLRAYIRKQINNIFYTFIYETERHNGIAELLEILGSIINGFALPLKEEHKIFLLKVLLPLHKVKSLSVYHPQLAYCVVQFLEKDSTLTEPTVMALLKYWPKTHSPKEVMFLNELEEILDVIEPSEFVKVMEPLFRQLAKCVSSPHFQVAERALYYWNNEYIMSLISDNAAKILPIMFPALYRNSKTHWNKTIHGLIYNALKLFMEMNQKLFDDCTQQFKAEKSKEKSKWKEREDAWLKIENLAKSNPQIQKDQRRERPLVRRKSELPKDISTVTALELHRRAEEMLTTHDAQ; from the exons ATGTTGGCATGTACTAGCACTGCCACCGGGATGGTTGTGGACACACCGAGCTCGAACGGGCCCTTCCAGCCTACGGCCCTGATGCATTTTAGAG ACGTTCCCCCCGCAGAGCAGGAGAAGCTGTTCATCCAGAAGCTGCGTCAGTGCTGCGTCCTCTTCGACTTCGTCTCGGACCCCCTGAGCGACCTAAAATGGAAGGAGGTGAAGCGAGCCGCTCTGAGCGAGATGGTGGAATACATCACCCACAACAGGAATGTCATCACAGAGCCCATCTACCCAGAAGTAGTTCATATG TTTGCTGTGAACATGTTTAGGACGTTGCCTCCTTCATCAAACCCCACCGGTGCAGAGTTTGACCCTGAGGAGGATGAGCCCACGCTAGAGGCGGCATGGCCACATCTACAG CTGGTGTATGAATTTTTCCTACGGTTTCTAGAGTCACCAGACTTCCAACCTAACGTTGCCAAAAAGTATATTGACCAGAAGTTTGTAATGCAG CTCTTAGAACTTTTTGACAGTGAAGATCCCAGagaaagagattttttaaaaaccactcTGCATCGCATCTACGGCAAGTTCCTGGGTCTGCGAGCGTACATTAGGAAACAgataaataacatattttatac GTTCATTTATGAAACGGAGCGCCATAATGGCATAGCGGAACTACTGGAAATACTCGGCAG CATAATTAATGGATTTGCTTTGCCACTGAAAGAAGAGCACAAAATATTTCTACTGAAAGTCCTTCTGCCTTTACATAAAGTCAAATCTCTGAGTGTTTATCACCCACAG CTGGCCTACTGTGTGGTCCAGTTCTTAGAGAAGGACAGCACCCTCACAGAGCCG ACCGTCATGGCTTTGTTAAAATATTGGCCAAAGACCCACAGTCCCAAGGAGGTGATGTTCCTCAACGAGCTGGAGGAGATCCTGGACGTCATCGAGCCCTCGGAGTTCGTCAAAGTCATGGAGCCTCTTTTCAGACAGCTCGCCAAGTGTGTGTCGAGTCCACACTTTCAG GTGGCCGAGCGCGCGCTGTACTACTGGAACAACGAGTACATCATGAGCCTGATCAGCGACAACGCCGCCAAGATCCTTCCCATCATGTTTCCAGCCCTTTACCGCAACTCCAAGACCCACTGGAACAA GACAATCCACGGTTTGATCTACAACGCTCTGAAACTCTTTATGGAGATGAATCAGAAGCTGTTTGACGACTGCACCCAACAGTTCAAAGCGGAGAAAAGCAA AGAGAAAAGCAAATGGAAGGAGAGGGAAGATGCGTGGCTGAAGATAGAGAATCTTGCAAAGTCGAACCCTCAG ATCCAAAAAGATCAACGCAGAGAACGGCCCTTGGTGAGGAGGAAATCGGAGCTTCCGAAAGACATCTCCACCGTCACGGCGTTGGAGTTGCACCGAAGAGCTGAGGAAATGTTGACGACGCACGATGCCCAATAA
- the LOC102217180 gene encoding serine/threonine-protein phosphatase 2A 56 kDa regulatory subunit gamma isoform-like isoform X3 produces the protein MLACTSTATGMVVDTPSSNGPFQPTALMHFRDVPPAEQEKLFIQKLRQCCVLFDFVSDPLSDLKWKEVKRAALSEMVEYITHNRNVITEPIYPEVVHMFAVNMFRTLPPSSNPTGAEFDPEEDEPTLEAAWPHLQLVYEFFLRFLESPDFQPNVAKKYIDQKFVMQLLELFDSEDPRERDFLKTTLHRIYGKFLGLRAYIRKQINNIFYTFIYETERHNGIAELLEILGSIINGFALPLKEEHKIFLLKVLLPLHKVKSLSVYHPQLAYCVVQFLEKDSTLTEPTVMALLKYWPKTHSPKEVMFLNELEEILDVIEPSEFVKVMEPLFRQLAKCVSSPHFQVAERALYYWNNEYIMSLISDNAAKILPIMFPALYRNSKTHWNKTIHGLIYNALKLFMEMNQKLFDDCTQQFKAEKSKEKSKWKEREDAWLKIENLAKSNPQFLVYIDPPGSGGPMDMETDVLLIEDVSVLKQTVEEGATQIQKDQRRERPLVRRKSELPKDISTVTALELHRRAEEMLTTHDAQ, from the exons ATGTTGGCATGTACTAGCACTGCCACCGGGATGGTTGTGGACACACCGAGCTCGAACGGGCCCTTCCAGCCTACGGCCCTGATGCATTTTAGAG ACGTTCCCCCCGCAGAGCAGGAGAAGCTGTTCATCCAGAAGCTGCGTCAGTGCTGCGTCCTCTTCGACTTCGTCTCGGACCCCCTGAGCGACCTAAAATGGAAGGAGGTGAAGCGAGCCGCTCTGAGCGAGATGGTGGAATACATCACCCACAACAGGAATGTCATCACAGAGCCCATCTACCCAGAAGTAGTTCATATG TTTGCTGTGAACATGTTTAGGACGTTGCCTCCTTCATCAAACCCCACCGGTGCAGAGTTTGACCCTGAGGAGGATGAGCCCACGCTAGAGGCGGCATGGCCACATCTACAG CTGGTGTATGAATTTTTCCTACGGTTTCTAGAGTCACCAGACTTCCAACCTAACGTTGCCAAAAAGTATATTGACCAGAAGTTTGTAATGCAG CTCTTAGAACTTTTTGACAGTGAAGATCCCAGagaaagagattttttaaaaaccactcTGCATCGCATCTACGGCAAGTTCCTGGGTCTGCGAGCGTACATTAGGAAACAgataaataacatattttatac GTTCATTTATGAAACGGAGCGCCATAATGGCATAGCGGAACTACTGGAAATACTCGGCAG CATAATTAATGGATTTGCTTTGCCACTGAAAGAAGAGCACAAAATATTTCTACTGAAAGTCCTTCTGCCTTTACATAAAGTCAAATCTCTGAGTGTTTATCACCCACAG CTGGCCTACTGTGTGGTCCAGTTCTTAGAGAAGGACAGCACCCTCACAGAGCCG ACCGTCATGGCTTTGTTAAAATATTGGCCAAAGACCCACAGTCCCAAGGAGGTGATGTTCCTCAACGAGCTGGAGGAGATCCTGGACGTCATCGAGCCCTCGGAGTTCGTCAAAGTCATGGAGCCTCTTTTCAGACAGCTCGCCAAGTGTGTGTCGAGTCCACACTTTCAG GTGGCCGAGCGCGCGCTGTACTACTGGAACAACGAGTACATCATGAGCCTGATCAGCGACAACGCCGCCAAGATCCTTCCCATCATGTTTCCAGCCCTTTACCGCAACTCCAAGACCCACTGGAACAA GACAATCCACGGTTTGATCTACAACGCTCTGAAACTCTTTATGGAGATGAATCAGAAGCTGTTTGACGACTGCACCCAACAGTTCAAAGCGGAGAAAAGCAA AGAGAAAAGCAAATGGAAGGAGAGGGAAGATGCGTGGCTGAAGATAGAGAATCTTGCAAAGTCGAACCCTCAG TTTTTGGTGTACATTGACCCTCCAGGATCAGGCGGTCCAATGGACATGGAGACAGATGTGCTGCTGATAGAAGATGTCAGTGTGTTAAAGCAAACAGTAGAGGAGGGAGCCACACAG ATCCAAAAAGATCAACGCAGAGAACGGCCCTTGGTGAGGAGGAAATCGGAGCTTCCGAAAGACATCTCCACCGTCACGGCGTTGGAGTTGCACCGAAGAGCTGAGGAAATGTTGACGACGCACGATGCCCAATAA